A stretch of DNA from Montipora capricornis isolate CH-2021 chromosome 1, ASM3666992v2, whole genome shotgun sequence:
CATCGGGTCACGTGAGTAGCACGTCTTGCGAATCATGTCAGTTTAGtagtaatctcgtacccagatctcactctgtcactggaaatgtgagatctggtaaagttcgacagtacaccatttttcattggctactaagaaaaggttgcggcaatgcaatctgcgctccgattggcttatttcgcggggcacttttTCGCAAGcccatgtgctgttttgaataaatgccagttgtgcggaggaaagttttgttttttccgacgccggaaaagctttacagttgaggaaaatcattttaaaaatttgccacgtttgtgtaaatggtaccgacgaaagccccacttaccctgccactcgaataaagttctgcgtatctgcctacgcggtacgcagaaactaataaattcaaattgaagtatgtaatttattagaaacagtatttctcgttcttaaagcgtgactcgcgaattaagtggtgatcaattttgaattttacggttagattaactacatttttcatgagatcgtgtcaACAAAATaacgctcgttgcagtgatttggtctaagcactctttaacattttccctttcaatttacggtttgatTAACTaaacttttcacgagattgtgtgaagaaaatagcactcctttactgattaagcctaagcgttcgtttcagtgggCTAagccctctttaacattttagctttcaatgtACGGTTTGGCTAGCTATACTTTGctcgagatcgtgtgaagaaaatagcactcgtttattgattaagcctaagcgctcgtttcagtgattctgcagttgctccgacaattaaacaatctcgaccgtttaaaaacaatcgcctgtagcgcttgtttctgtttcggcttaagtttaaggtttccttgtcctctacccaaaagaatctctacaagaatactctcgaaatccatgtttattccgcaaaatcacccaaaatcacaacagagagtacgaacatgcgcagtgacagaaaagcccgtatttcgggccacgctggcactgagcatgctcgaaatcgaactttaccagatctcccttccgtatgaccgtgggagatctgggtacgagattagtttaGTAGTTCGTTCTCGTTCGAGTTGTTGTATGTACATTGAGTGGTGCGTGTTTTGATATTAAATCGATGTGAACCTTCAAGATTCGAGCCCGGCTCTGAATCGAGCGAAACGCCCTATAGCGTTACCTTCTCAAACAGTTTCGATGTGAAATTCTTATCTGATACTTTTGGCATTAACCCCTCTCAAGTATCTAGAATTTACAATACCTGGGTGACATTTCTCGCTCAGGAGCTgtcctttttatttattttatttattttattttatttatttatttattttattttttttgacgcatagctttttattatgattcacactacttacaacactggtacatctactaacacaacttacaaaaattacacaattaacaactactaaaatccattatattaccatcaaaactatttaacaattgaatagaccaatttcgatatgttaaaattcagtcctaaacaaaagacatcatctcgaggctctggggaataaactcatacaaatccttatatttattctccaTAGCCTCGagttgatgccttttgtttgggactgaattttaatagatcgaaattggtctattgcgtacgcactacttacaatacaatgcacttacaatagaccaatttcgatatattaaaattcagtccgaaacaaaaggcatcgtctcgaggctctggggaataaactcatacaaatccttatatttattccctagagcctcgagatgatgctttttgtttcggactgaattttaatatatcgaaattggtctattacaggtgctacttacaataatacaattgcAATACTTACTCTACAAAAACAATATGATTACTTTTTAACCTTGCAATACCAATTTATACACTACTTACAAAATAATACGATTACAGATGctaattatatttatattcttacattaaaaacaatgagcaacaaaataaaagatacatgcatatttaaaataaataaattaattatattgGAGTGAGTACccatttcttttcaaagaagttGATTTTGTTAATCTTTTTTCCAGTTTCATATTTAATCTTTAGTTTCGATTGCAGTCCTTGAATTTTAGGAAGTGTTTGGAGCTGTCCTTTTTAGTTCCGTGGTCTTCTAGATCAGAATTGCGAAAATCTCTTCCAAGAAGGTTTAAACAATTTAAGAATGTAAGAATAATAATTGACTCTCTTGAACTGTTCATTCAAAAACCCAAAGTTCCTTCAAGCCAAAAGATTACATGGAGTAGGTATAAACACTGGAACACTGCTAACTTATTGGTTGGAATAACACCAACTGGTGTTGTTTCCTTTATTCCACCACTATGGACAGGATCTATTAGTGACAAAGAAATTGTAAGGCAGAGTGGACTGCTGAACCTGCTTGAGGAGGGGGATGCAGTTATGACTGACAAGGGTTTTCTTATTCGGGATCTGCTGGCATTCAAGAAAAAGCACCTTGTTTCTCCAGCCTACTGTAGAGTCAGTTAAAGGGACAACACACACTCGTCGTGTAGCATCTTTACGAACTCAtgttgaaagaaacattttaaaattgaaacagtCTAGAATTATTGCTGGAGTTATTCCTCTGGTGTTGAAACCAATCTTGGAtagaattatttttgtttgtgcTGCTTTAAGTAACTTATGTAGGAGGGGTATAAAGTAAGGTGTACAGTCTGCAATagccaaaaaaacatttatttattgatttctgtGATCTTGATGACTTTGGGATAACTGTTTTGTGTGATTCTTGAAACTATGGAAAGCTtccagaagaaaagaagaaactaCTTGCTTACAATAAAACTTGTAAACTGTTGCCACTACCGTTCCCAAAAATTTATCATTACAAAGCACTTTAACTATGAATATACCTTTACTAGTATAGGTAACAAAATCGCACGTGTTGACACCTGAAACGGCCATGGCAGTTTGAACTTGGAAATAATGCAGGTGATTTTCACCAAGAAAATATGTCCTatgtttaccttttttttcACCAACACTTGGTAACAGGAAAGAATTTTTAGGGTCAAGGTCTTTCCCTCTAAATGGGCATTTTATCTCTACCACTGCAGGGTCACAACACTGGCATTTTCTGATACCATCTATACTAGCTCCTATCCAAGAATAGTCTCCACTTATAAGGAGACATGGCTCTTCAAGTTCAAATGAACAATGCTGTCTTTCAGTGACTTTTGAGTAGTAAAATTTGGCACTATTTTCTTCTTTTACACCTTGTTCTATGGGTTCAGGATACTGGTTTTTCGTTAAATGCTTTTTGTTCAGTGAAATTTGTCACATTGAGTGATACATCAGTAAAAGGATTTGTTTCTAAAGTTTTTTGTCTTGTATAaagtgctttcatttttttactaGTAACTAAAAGGTGTCTCATCTCATGCCAGACTTTGTTCTTATGCTGTCCCACAGTAGCTTTATTGATACTCATTCTGTCACTGTCTGAAAATGTCAAGGCTTTCGATTCAGGGGGTCATCCCaaccaattttcgttttgcaaAGTTCCTGGAAGAACAACTTCAACTCTAAGATGATTGGTGAAAGGAATGTAAAGGAATCATAGAACTTCGCAGCAACACTAACAACATTTCTCTTGGTGGGTTGAATACGTTGCATTGCGCCACTCAGTGACTGGTTGAGAGTTCTCccgccacttttttaaccaattagaagtgaaaccaaaaacaatcgtggctcgcacgtgcacattttcccgcgctttgtgtcggctacgtataattacttccagttttgattggtttactggattgtctccgttctttttgattagccaaagtaactactttggttttggttttacgagactcgattgaaactcgttcTAGAAGACCATGGCCctatgctaatgaggcaaaaaagaTGTAAGCAAAGGATCCCTGATAAAAGTTCACAGGGCcatagccagaaaaaaaaattatgactgaggcaatggtTCAGTTGTTTATGAtaagtacattttaaagacaacactggaatcacgcattattttaaaaaattcacgaaaaaatgaatgaggcaagtgcctcggtttgcctccgAGTACTGTCTACGGCTCAGGATTATCACTAGTGCTTGCTGGGACAATGAAAGAGGTACACTCGAGGTTCACTCGTGCATTTTGATTGGAATGGGATATCCGAAGGGTTGATATTCTCGTAATTATCATCATGCTGAAAAGCGGGTCACTTCACATAttttcaaactgaaagaaagaaataatgaaaggaaggaagggaggaaggaagaaaggaaggaaggaaggagggagaGAGGGGAGGAGggaggaagaaaggaaggaaggaggggggagggagggagggaggaaggaaggaaggaaggaagggaggaacgaaggaaggaagggagggAAGGAGGGAcggagggagggaggaagaaagaaaggaaggaagggaggaaggaaagaagaaaggaaggaaggaagggaggaaggaaagaagaaaggaaggaaggaaggaaggaaggaaggaaggaaggaaggaaggaaggaaggaaggaaggaaggaaggaaggaaggaatttACAACAGTATAAAATATCGATCAATTATTCcacttgcgcttgttggatatgattgttatctcatatccaacgcgcgctcgtggaataattgttaattattatgcaaattctgcgaaaagaaattgtatcagtgtacagagcgttttcacatgacgtcacggcagccatgttaacgttggtgttccaaactaatcctctgggatttgaactctatttttatccaaatactttcttttgtttcagtaattcaCTATGTCTGCTGGTCacttgagtgaaaacgctccgtTACCATCCAGCATAACCGCTTTGTCACGAGGATGAAAACCACTGAATTTCTAGAATTATAAGAAAAAGCACCTTCTAAAGATCGGACAACAAAACGTTTATAAAAGGGAAAAAGAGCGAGTACCAAAAGAGTGCGCTACCGGTGTATCTTTAAATTTGTCAGCCGAAGAGAACGTAGCTTGGTCGTGTAATGAGCATGTAGTAAAATTTCAAACCGCTGAAACACTAGGAGCATGATTAAATTAATGGAAAAAGGGAGAGAATTTCATGCCCTAAACGTCCTCGGTAATAAAAAGTTAACGCCGCCTTTCGGGAGTCTTTAAGATTTAACTTTCGACTTGCCGGAAAGCGAATTATTCCGTCACGCGCAAGCTAAAGCCACACTCATTGTAGTGGTTCCTCTCTCGCCAGAttgatttatttcttgttttttacttaatttcttttgttctatcAAGTTTTCAACCAAGGTAAGTTATATTCTGCCACAGGCAGGttcatttgatcatattcacatGCTAATTTGCGCCTAAGAAATATTATTAAATGTTACAAAATTAACTGGTAATGATGTTTTGTTCTATAACAAAGTGAAACGAGGACTGTATTCTTATCTGCCTGCCGAATCCTGCAAAGACATCTTGGATTCTGGAGATTCATTTCGAGACGGAAAGTACTGGATCGACCCTAAGAAGACTGGCAACCCATTGAAAGTGTACTGTGACATGACAACGAACGGAGGTAAGAGACAGTGTTTTCTACAGAGACAGAGATCGcaaatcttcttcttcttcttcttcttcttcttcttcttcttcttcttcttcttcttcttcttctctcttTTACACACACCTCCTCCTTCTTCTATGTGGGCATTTCTGGGCATTTCTCCTCTCACTTTGGATTCTCCACTCGTTACCTTCAAGTCCTTTTTCCTGATATATTTCCTGATGTTCTCCATCCAACTTTGTTTTGGCCTTCCTCTTCCTGTCTCCTCTTCCACTCCATTTCCACACCTCGCATTACACAACTCTCGTCTCTCCTCGTGATAATGCTCAACAATGACAATCTTCTCTCTTGATCATTTCATTCCTGATATCGTATCCAGTTGAGTAATATAACCCCAGACATCCGTCTAAGAATTTTCATAACCAGACAACACAAAACAATAAAGGAAGCAGCAAGGATAGCTCGCCAAGAGATACGTTTGCATGCTGGTCTCGTTGTTTACTTATTTTCCTGGGAATTGATAGAGGtttttctatttaacaaattgacttCAGTTATTTATACGTCTATCCTCTTATTGatgataacattgtcaaagtggcTATGGAAATCAACTGAAAGAGCCGCACACAGCAAACTTCTAAGGCTTTGGCTTTTGTAGTCATTCTAATAAATACAGCCATAAGATTTTGCTggctttttattttacttttcttaTGCAAGAGTCATGCAAGATCAAGTAAATTTCCTTTGATCAACTAAAACTCCCCCATATGTATTGCAAGAAGGTGGTCACAAAAGGTCGATCAGGCGAGACTGCAATACACCACGTTTACGTTAATAAGCTGTAGGGAAGATGTTTTCGAACTGCGGAATAAATtcgaaaaaaattcatttcgtTCTCCTCGTACGTCGATCGTGCGGGCTAAATTAAATTAAcctttgttttaccaatacagaaataaTCCTAAACATCCAAGAGTCTTTAGgtctaatgttagcattggtacgcggttagggttgtttctgtattggtaaaatagAAACCTGTGccttgtgacctgtgttttgtagtTGCCGCCTCCCAATGGTTGGTAGAGCAACCGCGTGGTACTGGGCTCTAATCTCGTTTAAACTGCTAAATATGAGTTGCCCATCGATGCTCAACGAACTGTGATAATCTTTCCAACTTCCATTCAGGAAAGGTGCTATTTTATGTCTAAGGATATTTCTCGCGACCGGTAGCAACGCATAAACCTCAgaattaaaatcacccacacGTTCTGCTGCCTATGCGTCCAGCTTTCTTTTTATCGGGGAGGATACGATCAGTCAAGGGAGCAATTGAAATCGATCACAACTTAGTCTGTATCGGAGATTTTACATTGGGAGCTTTATGTTCTCAATCAATGGGAACTTGAGAGTTTGGAAACAACTATTCCGTGAAAAGTTGGAATATATTTCCAAGTATTTTGCTTATTCCGTCATTTTTGTGTGAGTGCGTTTAAATGGCCGGGTCTCAATTATTGCGAAAATCATCTGACGAATTTTGATAAGCAGACTAACAAATTCTCAAATCATTTTTTAGAAACCTGTCCAAAGcatttgcaattttttgctcaCTTTACGAGAAACGCAAGAATCCACACTCCACCTTAACCTCCACTGCGCTAACCTTTTGATTTGATCGTCGCACCAAATGATCACTGTTTTCTTATTTTAGGAGGATGGCTGCTTATCTCAAGCTTGGTAATGAAGAGCTCAACTCCACCCGCTGAGCTTCCAGTCAAGACTTCCTACCTCGGAATAGCAAGCGATGAGATGGTTCTTTCAAAGACCGCGTTGAAGGAGTTGTTCGCACACTTGCCTTTCAGACAAATAAGATTCTATTGCAGTAAAAAACTGGGGCGCACATTTCACGTGGGTACAGTTACTAACAGCTCCGGCGAATCTGTAGTCCGGTACTTTGCTGGCCAGACGGATGTGAAGCCTTCTTCGTGTGGATCGTTCGTGCGAATGGAAAATGACAACTCGATGTTAGCGACCGCCTGCCAATCGTGGTATGGGGGAAAATGGGGACATCCCTCCGTGGACGAAATGAGATCGTATAACCACGTTGCCTTTGTATCCAGCACATATCACTGGTTACTTGAACCGCCGAGCAACAGATGGGAATGTGATGACTTCAACAAGGGAGTATCTGCCGgagatttttggaaaatatatgtTCGCTAGATCTATTGTAGCAAATAGAGTACTGCATCGTTAGTAACTCAAGAAATCCGTATCATAAGCAATGTAAGTATTGTAGTCAACAACAGGGTATTGCTTTTTTTGAGTGTGTAAGGAGtattttatacatgtatgtatgtctgTGTTTTGAcgattaattaaaaaaaaaacacatataAATAGCTTTGTTGTAGGAAGTGGTGATAAATGTGTAAGCATAAAACAAAACTGTTACTATGCCCGTCTAGGAAGAAAAAATTGTGCATAAAACTGTTACGTTTTGTGGAAATAAGAGGCGCCGCTTTGACataatttgtgaaattttgaaAGGAAGAGGTGAATTCAGCTCATAGAGTACAAAAACAACACTATATTCCTTGAATTTGACGGCCTAAGTGACGGGTGACTTTGCTATTTTACATAGTACGTCACAATActgttttaacattttattaCAAAACCTTAAAAGTTTATGGAATTTACTTGATTCCTTGCAACGTATGGGACGTAATTCCTTCTTCGCTTTGTAGACTTAATTTAGCATTCTCAcatattcttcttcttcttcttcttcttttttagaATAGACATTTTGAACATCATGTTTTATTTAGCATATAAGATAACAGAATTTTCGAACGTCTTTGTAGTACTGTTGCCTTAATTGCTTCCTATATATTGTGGTTGTTTATTTGTTGTGCCTAAAAAGCCCTATAGGCTGGGAGGTGACAAAAAAGAATGTGTTTATGTACTATTTTCCCCTATATTGCTAGAGGTTGTTTATCTTGCTGTCAAGATAAATAACCGGTTTTCCttgttaaataaagatattCAATGTATTCTATCAAAACTTGTTTGTCGATAAAGTTTCGGAGTACATTTTTCTCCACAACAAGCGTGGTTATATTCAAGACGAGTTCAAGGCACTCACGAAAAAGAGAGAGAGGAGAGCGTTCTTTCTCATTCCCTTGGGCGTTTCCCGTTTGGTGCGTGCGTCAGTCTCGCACTCCAAATAAATTCCAAACACTACTGCACAAGCTGCAAAACAGAGAGCAttagaaaaggaaaaagcaagTCCAACAGaagttctttttaaaatgaatatttgCGTGTCGCAATCATTCTTCGATAATTGTATCCATCTTCAAGTTTTGTGCTAGGAAATACCATCGAGGTAACCTGTAACTGTTTGGGTAAGATGTAACTTTATTGGCTATGCAAGACT
This window harbors:
- the LOC138044349 gene encoding fibrinogen alpha chain-like isoform X1, encoding MAHSLWLTRLIFPCFYCLIGIVLVSMREDFCGRFFETRQNHVLVGHNTSSILVGDEFECQVKCIATKTCQSFNVHHATGKADKRVCELNNITRQMKQSDFKAMKGSNYYGSIKVTCVDISHEKGRKYTDSTHCHTGYKGKRCQLKRGLYSYLPAESCKDILDSGDSFRDGKYWIDPKKTGNPLKVYCDMTTNGGGWLLISSLVMKSSTPPAELPVKTSYLGIASDEMVLSKTALKELFAHLPFRQIRFYCSKKLGRTFHVGTVTNSSGESVVRYFAGQTDVKPSSCGSFVRMENDNSMLATACQSWYGGKWGHPSVDEMRSYNHVAFVSSTYHWLLEPPSNRWECDDFNKGVSAGDFWKIYVR